Proteins from one Burkholderiales bacterium genomic window:
- a CDS encoding nitroreductase family protein, with translation MRNPLQRLLLVLTRRRLAAYAAARPPEEPAPTTVMEKILELARWAPSGDNTQPWRFEIRDERHLVIHGFDTREDCVYDLDGHASQLAIGALLETLSLAASRFGLRAEVRRRLDSPETRPTFDVELVPEAQPAPHPLADFIRQRSVHRRAFSTKPLTDAQKRALTDAAAPECEVVWLEGWGKRGRVARLLFDNAKLRLTLPEAYRVHRAVIEWKSRFSVDKVPDQAVGLDPLTLRLTQWVMASWERVQFFNRFLLGTLPPRLELDLLPGLFCAAHFALLLPRPPSGIDDYLAAGRAVQRFWLTATKLGLRLQPEMTPLIFARYAREGRSFSQSPHALPAAREIATRLEALLGSGTSRAVFLGRIGNAPPPRARSLRLPLPALLTSRAGRKDPA, from the coding sequence ATGCGCAATCCGCTGCAGCGGCTGCTCCTTGTCCTCACCCGCCGCCGGCTCGCGGCCTACGCCGCCGCCCGCCCGCCGGAGGAACCCGCCCCCACCACGGTGATGGAAAAAATCCTGGAGCTGGCCCGTTGGGCCCCGAGCGGCGACAACACCCAACCGTGGCGCTTCGAAATCCGTGACGAGCGGCACCTCGTCATCCACGGTTTCGACACGCGGGAGGACTGTGTCTATGACCTGGACGGCCACGCCAGTCAACTGGCCATCGGGGCGCTGCTGGAAACCCTGAGTCTTGCCGCCAGCCGCTTTGGCCTCCGCGCCGAGGTGCGCCGGCGGCTCGACAGCCCCGAGACCCGGCCCACCTTCGACGTCGAGCTCGTACCGGAGGCACAGCCTGCCCCCCACCCCCTGGCGGACTTCATCCGCCAACGCAGCGTGCACAGGCGGGCATTTTCGACGAAACCCCTCACCGATGCACAAAAGCGGGCGCTCACTGACGCCGCCGCGCCGGAGTGCGAAGTGGTCTGGCTGGAAGGCTGGGGCAAGCGCGGCCGGGTGGCCCGCCTCCTCTTCGACAACGCGAAGCTGCGCCTGACCCTGCCCGAGGCCTACCGGGTGCACCGCGCCGTCATCGAGTGGAAAAGCCGCTTCAGCGTGGACAAGGTGCCGGATCAGGCAGTGGGGCTCGACCCCCTCACTCTGAGGCTCACCCAGTGGGTGATGGCGAGCTGGGAGCGGGTGCAGTTTTTCAACCGGTTCCTTTTGGGCACGCTGCCGCCGCGGCTGGAGCTGGACCTGCTTCCCGGGCTTTTCTGTGCCGCCCATTTCGCCCTGCTCCTGCCCAGGCCCCCGTCGGGCATCGACGACTACCTCGCCGCAGGCCGCGCCGTGCAACGTTTCTGGCTCACGGCCACAAAGCTTGGGCTTAGGCTGCAGCCGGAAATGACTCCCTTGATCTTCGCCCGCTACGCCCGCGAAGGCAGGAGCTTCTCCCAAAGCCCCCACGCCCTGCCCGCCGCACGGGAAATCGCCACCCGCCTGGAGGCCCTCCTGGGAAGCGGGACATCCCGCGCCGTTTTCCTGGGTCGCATCGGCAACGCGCCGCCGCCTCGGGCGCGCTCCCTGCGCCTGCCCCTGCCCGCCCTGCTCACGAGCAGAGCAGGCCGGAAGGATCCGGCATGA
- a CDS encoding outer membrane lipoprotein-sorting protein, whose product MHNAWMRRLFGFLLAFAAGLAPAAVFADAAGEALAQKVYDRPNGNDAVSVLTMSLTQPGRPPRNRRMILYRLDKGPGEVASLIRFTEPEDIAGTGLLTLDHKSGDSDQWIYLPAMERVRRIAANRKGGRFVNSEYYYEDLRERKVHQDRHRIIGRETVNGIRCEVLESIPAEAGNSAYLKRVSFVDPDTLLVMRVDFYERNESEPSKRLLVNAFRRIQGYWTVTDSTMTDLSNGNATRLVVEKIQYNRRLPARLFTVEVLEDESLEEDYRP is encoded by the coding sequence ATGCATAATGCATGGATGCGCCGCCTCTTTGGCTTCCTTCTGGCTTTCGCCGCCGGGCTTGCCCCCGCCGCCGTTTTCGCCGATGCGGCGGGCGAGGCGCTGGCGCAAAAGGTCTATGACCGGCCCAACGGCAACGATGCCGTCAGTGTGCTCACCATGTCCCTCACCCAGCCGGGGCGGCCGCCCCGCAACCGGCGCATGATTCTCTATCGCCTTGACAAGGGCCCGGGGGAGGTGGCCTCCCTGATCCGCTTCACCGAGCCGGAGGATATCGCCGGCACAGGCCTGCTCACCCTGGATCACAAAAGCGGTGACAGCGACCAGTGGATCTATCTGCCCGCCATGGAGCGGGTGCGGCGCATCGCCGCCAATCGCAAGGGCGGGCGCTTCGTCAACTCCGAGTACTACTACGAGGATCTGCGGGAGCGTAAAGTGCACCAGGACCGCCACCGCATCATCGGCCGGGAGACGGTCAACGGCATCCGCTGCGAGGTGCTGGAAAGCATCCCCGCCGAGGCCGGCAATTCCGCCTACCTCAAACGGGTGAGCTTCGTCGATCCCGACACCCTGCTCGTGATGCGGGTGGATTTCTACGAGAGGAACGAAAGCGAGCCCAGCAAGCGCCTCCTCGTCAACGCCTTCCGCCGGATCCAGGGTTACTGGACCGTCACCGACAGCACCATGACCGATCTCAGCAATGGCAACGCCACCCGGCTGGTCGTGGAAAAAATCCAGTATAACCGGCGCCTGCCGGCGCGGCTGTTCACCGTCGAAGTGCTGGAAGACGAAAGCCTGGAAGAAGACTACCGTCCCTGA
- a CDS encoding flagellar brake protein has translation MPQPPASPPDAPLDWTADQSEYARFLLRSPQEIVQVLRGVAKGRELVTVYFDHGQRFFLSTLLAVEPREDALFLDWGVDEEQNRRALAATHLVCITSHERVKVQFALGPLEKAEWQGQPAFRAHLPKAVLKLQRREYYRLVVPLRSPIFCRLPLAGEILEAQVGDISIGGLGLVNVPPAAALEVGARYPGATFSLPGEGDFLVTLEVRSVQDLALRHGGLLKRVGCRFVDLPATGQARIQRYIIRVDRERQARLKGS, from the coding sequence ATGCCGCAGCCGCCTGCTTCTCCGCCCGATGCCCCTCTCGACTGGACTGCCGATCAGTCGGAGTATGCGCGCTTTTTGCTGCGTTCGCCCCAGGAAATCGTCCAGGTGCTGCGCGGCGTGGCCAAGGGACGGGAGCTCGTCACCGTCTATTTCGACCACGGTCAGCGATTCTTCCTCTCCACGTTGCTCGCCGTGGAGCCCCGGGAGGATGCCCTCTTCCTCGACTGGGGGGTCGATGAGGAGCAAAACCGCCGGGCGCTCGCGGCCACCCATCTGGTGTGCATCACCAGCCACGAGCGGGTGAAGGTCCAGTTCGCCCTCGGGCCCCTGGAAAAGGCCGAGTGGCAGGGCCAGCCCGCCTTTCGCGCCCATCTGCCCAAGGCCGTGCTCAAACTGCAGCGGCGGGAGTATTACCGCCTGGTGGTGCCTTTGCGTTCCCCCATTTTCTGCCGCCTGCCCCTGGCGGGGGAAATCCTGGAGGCGCAGGTGGGAGACATCAGCATTGGCGGCCTGGGCCTCGTCAACGTCCCGCCGGCCGCCGCCCTCGAGGTGGGGGCGCGCTATCCCGGCGCCACCTTCAGCCTGCCCGGGGAGGGGGATTTCCTCGTCACCCTCGAGGTGCGCAGCGTGCAGGACCTGGCGTTGCGCCATGGCGGCTTGCTCAAGCGGGTGGGGTGCCGCTTCGTCGACCTACCCGCCACCGGCCAGGCGCGCATCCAGCGTTACATTATCCGCGTTGACCGGGAACGCCAGGCGCGGCTCAAGGGGAGCTGA
- a CDS encoding MMPL family transporter: MAGPLLERLRQFLLPWWGAALILALLNLAAVGIIVTRLEFNNAPELYYPPDGPATLLEKRLRQQFPEDETVVAVFQGEGLFTPEFLRRQHEVARQLARHPLVDRVFAVTTVDHIAGTEDGFTVERLIDPEGLDGQSPADLSRRVLTDRFAPGFLVAKDGSALAIVVRPRPLSESRQRQALESAVYEAVKAAGIRPQLAAVAGTIPLDAAELRSMLVDTTALLPIVMGLSLLLLYWVVGRLAPVVIGAVTMVTTITVTVATSAYLGKPYTLVTAMVPPLLAAYSTTALIHFYAALARARERGMRRPRRVLWAREEVHLAALFNVLTTLAGISSLYFTSVPPIQNYAMIGGMGVVLIYIVVFHLVPPLLVRFDRGPWPSGKTVLSVTDKIAFRIATFSMRHAGWVAAGMGLLVVAAFPLVLKVTPESDLFKFFPDSHPLTVSTRLTEDKLTGVIGLEVVFEGKERDTFKRTTVLARLKAFQDWLDKQPEVGRTLSMMDLVEEMNWAFHGEEDAYRRLPGDDRSLAQLLLIYDGRDLQELVDRDYRQTRIVMNLKVHGAVAIGEVIQRIRSELAGRDLDGLTWDVAGWGRLFAEQNDLLLSGQLKSFLFAFVSIFLLLSLAFRSWRGGFLGLIPNLAPIFFIFAVMGYTGMHLDMATVLIAGELLGITVDDTIHLYHGYQARLAQGLPHTFAVARSFEASGRAVLAIFVLLTAQFLLFTGSQFQPTVDFGLMSATGLIAGQFFELVLLPALLVLWYRHHRNKLRRQWEARHPRLAARRSGR, translated from the coding sequence GTGGCAGGTCCGCTACTAGAGCGCCTGCGGCAGTTCCTGCTGCCGTGGTGGGGGGCGGCGCTGATCCTTGCCCTCCTGAACCTCGCGGCGGTGGGCATCATCGTCACCCGCCTCGAATTCAACAACGCCCCGGAACTCTACTACCCGCCGGACGGACCGGCGACCCTGCTGGAAAAACGCCTACGCCAGCAATTCCCGGAAGACGAGACCGTGGTCGCCGTCTTCCAGGGGGAGGGGCTGTTCACCCCCGAGTTTCTCCGCCGTCAGCATGAGGTGGCCAGGCAACTGGCGCGTCACCCCCTGGTGGACCGGGTGTTCGCCGTCACCACCGTGGACCACATCGCCGGCACGGAGGACGGCTTCACTGTGGAGCGCCTCATCGACCCGGAAGGGCTTGATGGGCAGAGTCCCGCCGACCTCTCCCGCCGGGTGCTCACGGACCGCTTCGCGCCGGGCTTTCTCGTCGCGAAAGACGGCTCGGCGTTGGCCATCGTCGTACGCCCGCGGCCCTTGAGCGAAAGCCGCCAGCGTCAGGCACTGGAAAGCGCCGTCTATGAAGCGGTGAAGGCCGCGGGAATCCGGCCACAGCTTGCCGCAGTGGCCGGCACCATCCCCCTGGATGCCGCCGAGCTGCGTTCCATGCTGGTGGACACCACGGCGCTTCTGCCCATCGTCATGGGTCTTTCCCTGCTGCTTCTCTATTGGGTGGTGGGCCGTCTCGCGCCGGTGGTGATCGGTGCCGTGACCATGGTGACGACCATCACCGTGACCGTGGCCACCTCCGCCTATCTGGGCAAGCCCTATACCCTGGTCACCGCCATGGTGCCGCCCCTGCTGGCCGCCTACAGCACCACCGCCCTCATCCATTTCTACGCCGCCCTGGCGCGGGCGCGGGAGAGGGGCATGCGCCGGCCCAGACGGGTGTTGTGGGCCCGCGAGGAGGTCCATCTGGCGGCCCTGTTCAACGTGCTTACCACCCTTGCCGGCATCTCGAGCCTCTATTTCACCTCGGTGCCCCCCATCCAGAATTACGCCATGATCGGCGGCATGGGGGTGGTGCTGATTTACATCGTCGTTTTCCATCTCGTGCCGCCCCTTTTGGTGCGCTTCGATCGCGGCCCCTGGCCCAGCGGCAAAACGGTTCTCTCGGTCACCGACAAAATCGCCTTCAGGATCGCCACCTTCTCCATGCGCCATGCCGGCTGGGTGGCCGCGGGCATGGGGCTGCTGGTGGTCGCCGCCTTCCCCCTCGTGCTCAAGGTCACGCCGGAATCGGACCTCTTCAAGTTTTTTCCCGACTCCCATCCGCTGACCGTTTCCACCCGCCTCACCGAAGACAAACTCACCGGCGTCATCGGCCTGGAGGTGGTGTTCGAGGGCAAGGAGCGGGACACCTTCAAGCGCACCACGGTGCTCGCCCGCCTCAAGGCATTCCAGGACTGGCTCGACAAGCAGCCGGAGGTGGGTCGCACCCTGTCCATGATGGACCTCGTGGAGGAGATGAACTGGGCCTTTCACGGCGAGGAGGACGCCTACCGGCGCCTGCCCGGCGATGACCGTTCCCTGGCGCAGCTTCTCCTCATCTACGACGGCCGCGACCTGCAGGAGCTGGTGGATCGGGACTACCGGCAAACCCGCATTGTCATGAACCTCAAGGTGCACGGTGCAGTGGCCATCGGTGAGGTGATCCAGCGCATCCGCAGCGAGCTTGCGGGGCGCGACCTCGACGGCCTCACCTGGGATGTGGCCGGCTGGGGCAGGCTTTTCGCCGAACAGAACGACCTTTTGCTCTCCGGTCAGCTCAAAAGCTTTCTGTTCGCCTTCGTCAGCATCTTTCTGCTCTTAAGCCTCGCCTTCCGTTCCTGGCGGGGAGGCTTTCTGGGCCTCATCCCCAATCTCGCCCCCATCTTTTTCATTTTTGCCGTGATGGGCTATACCGGAATGCACCTGGACATGGCCACCGTGCTCATCGCCGGCGAATTGCTGGGCATCACCGTGGACGACACCATCCACCTCTATCATGGCTATCAGGCCCGCCTGGCCCAGGGGCTGCCCCACACCTTTGCCGTGGCGCGCAGCTTCGAAGCCTCCGGGCGGGCGGTGCTGGCCATCTTCGTGCTGCTCACCGCGCAGTTTTTGCTGTTCACTGGCTCCCAGTTCCAGCCCACCGTGGACTTCGGTCTCATGTCCGCCACCGGGCTCATCGCAGGGCAGTTCTTCGAGCTGGTGCTGCTGCCGGCACTCCTCGTTTTGTGGTATCGCCACCACCGGAACAAACTGCGCCGCCAGTGGGAAGCGCGGCATCCCCGGCTGGCGGCGCGGAGGAGCGGGCGATGA
- a CDS encoding N-acetyltransferase codes for MYAWRGYATDDVASQQEANRITLVASYQERVIGTLTIGFDSPAGLLADQMYKEEVDRLRAEGRRVGEFIKLAADRDIHSMRVLAALFHLAYIYGRKIHQYTDAVIEVNPRHVGFYEKILGFRQIGPERICPRARAPAVLLSLSADYVAEKIRQFGGQREKAHGERSLYPWFFSPEEEEGITRRLLAGR; via the coding sequence ATGTATGCCTGGCGCGGCTATGCCACGGACGATGTCGCCAGCCAGCAGGAGGCCAACCGCATCACCCTGGTGGCCTCCTACCAGGAGCGGGTGATCGGCACCCTCACCATCGGTTTCGATTCCCCCGCGGGGCTGCTTGCCGATCAGATGTACAAGGAGGAGGTGGACCGGTTGCGCGCTGAGGGTCGCCGGGTGGGGGAATTCATCAAGCTGGCGGCCGACCGCGACATCCACTCCATGCGGGTGCTGGCCGCCCTCTTCCACCTCGCCTACATCTACGGGCGCAAGATTCACCAGTACACGGATGCGGTGATCGAGGTCAATCCCCGTCACGTGGGCTTCTACGAAAAGATTCTCGGTTTCCGCCAGATCGGCCCGGAACGGATATGTCCCCGCGCCCGGGCCCCCGCCGTGCTGCTCTCCCTGTCCGCGGACTACGTGGCGGAGAAAATCCGCCAATTCGGCGGCCAGCGGGAAAAGGCCCACGGCGAGCGTTCCCTCTATCCCTGGTTCTTCAGTCCGGAAGAGGAAGAAGGCATCACCCGCCGGCTTCTGGCCGGGCGCTGA